A window of the Cryptosporidium parvum Iowa II chromosome 7, whole genome shotgun sequence genome harbors these coding sequences:
- a CDS encoding myosin'unconventional myosin fused to an RCC1 domain (unique)', whose translation MIKKNNPQKEMELKRRYSMVGNDELLIDTPVWVKCPENGINHNYKVGIIKSFGEKTIHVSIEGEGEIDVDFNMCFNYNVGIDAMQINDLTKLPHVSEASVLDVINKRFSMDLIYSYAGRLLVAVNPFKMIEGLYGPEKIRLYKGADYSMGFPSDLPPHTFAVAQRSMQLLDTQKINQSCIVSGESGAGKTETARQLMTYFASSGMGSDNKVQEVILGANPLLEALGNAKTLRNNNSSRFGRFIKLCLERSNGIVGGAISSYMLELSRIGHQIENERSYHIFYQIIKSYTSQADISKYKLRGMDWYKYLNVSNCYDVQNIDDIKEFKNCVFPQLERILPNQEAIDQLISLFSAILLMGNFELGEHESRGIEDAACIESQGILSDVSELWGIDSKQFEELLLTSSIEIRGNVVVSALNKAKAQEQIESCGKEVYLKCFEYLIDLVNKAIEFDDNKRQWIGILDIYGFEVFKVNGFEQFLINFANEKLQQFFISSVFQAELQEYEKESISHDNITYEDNSSLVQLFDGKGGIFDLLEESCLVSNGTYESFTNSAHKNCGKKSGYKLPKGNVPDKFIIEHTATTVEYTTREFVLKNKHRIRPEIIKLFKESKNSIIKGCFEKVEILNSNKLKGKFLASIFRVSIGHLLDTLKATNAQFIRCVKANEKKVPNLIEADMVVDQLQSLSIMEAILLVQKGYAYRETFENFMKENSMIMKLMGQTISSGSDLKQQCRQAMNTMKIPETEWQIGNTKIFIKKDGWIAVERFFRSVTKSLAPLAETLREIFRLSKLRKQLKEFSVSLIRCQSLVRMYILNKEGVAKNRLLNYLVGVSLIMNLPNAMRNYNRTIITIQRIYRGHRVRKEIGTALRRKAACKKFVSFVKLLVNVLKAKNTFLDILRRIKSEAAAKKLQSAWIHYKKKRLVILLRIYSIKQAKAIKIQRVWRYYYLRQIMIHYIRIATPARKIQSVWRGYYVRKTIQHSHFFEKIRIKLWKSEYVMKIQCLIKRYWILAHLDRLFWVADVLQPRLHSALTRLYWKNMLKSIKCIQSWWRGDRVRQIIREEKLFVLLMAEKVRTDFMTQSECQILVQWDLERRNKNRVVIGSKLEKSPKGLQIIQILVDVDTSREYPAGWMESITGLLRSGSSIQEVGIGGFHTVVLTCEGSLYSFGMNDKSQLGLGKPGSELLGRALIKPAESLNIQNKIKSISCGVDHTLALSEVGSVYCWGANEYGQCGCDATEYQISTPTLISLPADWKQTRITLARAGAFHCVAVTIENEVLVWGRGDDLGLEDVHDSLFIPMQLRSPAIKKLGRINSLSCGLGTTFMIGINGVVAVFGVAQNGILGLGKGVYSTKRPKILSNISRVSQISLGYNFALALTTNGEVYQWGQVPVWNEYLEKTLHKNFFTPKLVELSELKSHVVEIQSGWWHSVVRLKNNSIWSWTFVCEVAKELNEKVNENQTKQKSEKNVSEGAILKSINSRVEISKGEGLIPVLFKFDLAEDRCTKCIKVVSSPSMTVVMRGGKDHISREYIVQPYLLENFDKGQQGEVSSYDEDNYSDYNVMDNSLNLHAKHYGSTGSDLWGAVFSASDSMDIFEDLKYPALRNPDEFTNALYDTNQSIKKNSEEKIFGRQAKAVELDDFSSIKSGPVPISNSFQSSRKSRSSNLR comes from the coding sequence atgattaaaaaaaataaccCTCAAAAGGAAATGGAGCTCAAAAGGAGGTATTCCATGGTAGGAAATGATGAGCTTCTTATTGATACTCCAGTTTGGGTTAAATGTCCAGAAAATGGGATAAATCACAATTATAAGGTAGGTATAATCAAAAGCTTTGGCGAAAAGACTATACATGTTAGTATTGAAGGTGAAGGAGAAATAGATGTTGACTTTAATATGTGTTTTAACTATAATGTTGGAATTGATGCTATGCAAATCAATGACCTAACTAAATTACCTCACGTGAGTGAAGCCTCTGTATTGGATGTCATCAACAAGAGATTCAGTATGGACTTAATCTACTCTTATGCTGGTAGATTACTTGTTGCTGTAAACCCTTTTAAGATGATTGAAGGACTCTATGGTCCAGAAAAAATCAGACTCTATAAAGGAGCTGATTATTCTATGGGCTTCCCAAGTGACCTTCCTCCTCACACTTTTGCTGTTGCTCAGAGATCGATGCAGCTCCTGGATACTCAAAAAATCAATCAGTCATGTATTGTATCTGGAGAATCTGGAGCAGGAAAAACTGAAACTGCAAGACAACTCATGACTTATTTTGCTTCTTCAGGAATGGGATCTGATAATAAGGTCCAGGAAGTCATCCTAGGAGCAAACCCACTATTGGAAGCTTTAGGAAATGCAAAAACACTAAGGAATAATAACTCCAGTAGGTTTGGTAGATTTATCAAGTTATGTCTAGAAAGATCTAATGGTATTGTTGGAGGTGCAATTTCAAGTTATATGTTGGAACTCAGTAGAATAGGTCAccaaattgaaaatgaaagatCTTATCACATCTTCTaccaaataattaaatcataTACTTCCCAAGCTGACAtttctaaatataaattacgTGGAATGGACTggtataaatatttgaatgtaTCGAATTGTTATGATGTTCAAAACATTGATGACATTAAAGAGTTTAAAAATTGTGTATTTCCTCAGTTGGAAAGAATCTTACCAAACCAAGAAGCAATTGATCAACTCATCTCTCTATTTTCTGCTATTTTACTAATGGGAAACTTTGAACTTGGAGAACACGAATCCAGAGGAATCGAAGATGCTGCTTGTATTGAAAGTCAAGGTATATTATCGGATGTCTCAGAACTCTGGGGAATCGATTCTAAACAATTTGAAGAGCTTTTACTTACAAGTAGTATTGAAATCAGAGGCAACGTCGTTGTTTCAGCATTAAATAAGGCCAAGGCACAAGAACAAATAGAAAGTTGTGGAAAGGAAGTCTATTTAAAATGTTTCGAGTACTTGATAGATCTAGTTAATAAGGCAattgaatttgatgataataaaagacAATGGATTGGaattttggatatttaTGGTTTTGAAGTATTTAAAGTTAATGGTTTTGAGCAGTTTCTAATTAACTTTGCAAATGAAAAACTACAAcaattcttcatttcttCAGTTTTTCAGGCAGAATTACAAGAATATGAAAAAGAGTCAATTTCTCATGATAATATCACATATGAAGATAATTCCTCACTTGTTCAGCTATTTGATGGTAAAGGAGGTATCTTTGATTTACTTGAAGAGTCTTGTTTAGTATCAAATGGTACTTATGAGAGTTTCACTAATAGTGCTCATAAGAATTGTGGAAAGAAAAGTGGATATAAACTTCCAAAAGGAAATGTCCCAGACAAATTCATCATTGAACATACAGCAACTACAGTAGAGTACACTACCAGAGAGTTTGTTCTGAAAAATAAACATAGAATTAGGCCAGAAATTATCAAACTTTTTAAAGAATCCAagaattcaattattaaaggtTGTTTTGAGAAAGTTGAAATTCTTAATTCTAATAAGCTTAAGGGGAAGTTCCTTGCAAGTATTTTTAGGGTTTCTATAGGACATCTACTTGATACATTAAAAGCTACAAATGCTCAATTTATTAGATGTGTCAAAGCAAACGAAAAGAAGGTACCAAATCTAATTGAAGCTGATATGGTAGTTGATCAACTTCAAAGTCTATCAATTATGGAagcaatattattagttcAAAAAGGATATGCATATAGAGAGACTTTTGAAAACTTTATGAAAGAGAATTCAATGATTATGAAATTGATGGGACAAACCATATCTTCGGGATCAGATTTGAAACAACAATGTAGGCAAGCAATGAATACTATGAAGATACCTGAAACAGAATGGCAAATCGGTAATACGAAGATCTTTATCAAAAAAGATGGTTGGATAGCGGTAGAAAGATTCTTTAGATCTGTGACAAAGAGTTTAGCTCCATTGGCAGAAACTTTGAGGGAGATATTTAGACTTTCAAAACTTAGAAAGCAATTAAAGGAATTTTCAGTATCTTTGATTAGATGTCAGAGTCTAGTGAGAATGTATATCTTAAATAAAGAAGGAGTAGCAAAGAATAGACTTTTGAATTACCTTGTTGGTGTTTCACTTATAATGAACCTTCCAAATGCTATGAGAAATTATAATAGAACAATCATAACTATTCAAAGGATATATAGAGGACACAGAGTAAGAAAGGAGATAGGAACAGCTTTAAGAAGGAAAGCTGCATGTAAGAAGTTTGTATCTTTTGTCAAGCTTTTGGTGAATGTTTTGAAAGCAAAGAATACCTTTTTGGATATTCTCCGTAGAATTAAATCGGAAGCAGCAGCAAAAAAGCTTCAGAGTGCTTGGATTCATtataaaaagaagagaTTAGTCATTCTTTTGAGAATATACTCTATTAAACAAGCAAAGGCAATCAAAATCCAAAGAGTTTGgagatattattatttaaggCAAATCATGATTCATTATATTCGTATAGCAACACCAGCAAGAAAGATTCAGAGTGTATGGAGAGGGTATTATGTCAGAAAGACGATCCAACATTCTCACTTCTTTGAGAAGATCAGAATCAAGCTTTGGAAGAGTGAGTATgtaatgaaaattcaatGTTTAATCAAAAGATATTGGATTTTGGCTCACCTTGATAGACTATTTTGGGTGGCAGATGTTCTCCAACCACGTCTACACTCAGCTTTGACTAGGTTATATTGGAAGAATATGCTCAAATCCATAAAATGTATTCAGAGTTGGTGGAGAGGAGATAGAGTCAGACAAATAATTCGAGAGGAAAAACTATTTGTTTTACTAATGGCAGAGAAAGTAAGAACAGACTTTATGACTCAAAGTGAATGTCAGATACTAGTACAATGGGACTtagaaagaagaaataagaATAGAGTTGTGATTGGTTCCAAATTAGAGAAGTCTCCAAAGGGACTCCAAATAATTCAGATATTAGTAGATGTAGATACCAGTAGAGAGTATCCAGCAGGATGGATGGAATCAATAACGGGTTTACTTAGATCAGGAAGTTCAATCCAAGAAGTTGGCATTGGAGGGTTCCACACAGTTGTCTTAACTTGTGAAGGCAGCCTATACTCTTTCGGAATGAATGATAAGTCTCAATTAGGGCTTGGAAAGCCTGGTAGCGAGCTTCTTGGAAGAGCTTTGATTAAGCCAGCAGAGAGtttgaatattcaaaataagaTTAAGAGTATTTCATGTGGAGTAGATCACACCTTAGCCTTAAGTGAAGTGGGTTCAGTTTACTGTTGGGGAGCAAATGAATATGGTCAATGTGGATGTGATGCAACAGAGTATCAGATTTCAACTCCAACTTTAATTTCTCTGCCTGCTGACTGGAAGCAAACAAGGATTACATTGGCAAGAGCAGGAGCATTCCATTGTGTAGCAGTAACGATTGAGAATGAGGTTCTAGTTTGGGGTAGAGGGGATGATTTGGGGTTGGAAGATGTTCATGATTCGTTGTTTATCCCAATGCAGCTCAGGAGTCCAGCTATCAAAAAACTGGGGAGAATTAATTCACTAAGCTGTGGACTAGGAACCACTTTTATGATTGGAATCAATGGAGTTGTTGCAGTCTTTGGAGTTGCTCAGAATGGAATTCTTGGCCTTGGGAAGGGTGTATATAGTACCAAAAGGCCTAAAATcctttcaaatatttcaagaGTCTCTCAAATATCTCTTGGATATAACTTTGCCTTAGCTCTTACAACTAATGGTGAAGTATACCAATGGGGACAAGTACCTGTTTGGAATGAATATCTGGAGAAAACATTACACAAGAATTTCTTTACTCCAAAGCTTGTAGAACTTTCAGAATTGAAATCCCATGTTGTTGAAATTCAGTCAGGGTGGTGGCATTCAGTGGTTCGTTTGAAGAACAACTCGATTTGGAGCTGGACATTCGTATGTGAAGTAGCAAAGGAGCTCAATGAAAAAGTGAACGAAAATCAAACCAAACAAAAGAGTGAGAAGAATGTTTCAGAAGGAGCTATTCTCAAGTCAATCAATAGTAGAgttgaaatatcaaaagGAGAGGGGTTGATTCCTgttctttttaaattcgATCTAGCTGAAGATAGATGCACAAAATGTATCAAAGTAGTCAGCTCTCCCTCTATGACTGTTGTTATGAGAGGAGGGAAAGATCACATTTCTAGAGAGTATATAGTTCAGCCTTATTTACTAGAAAACTTTGATAAGGGCCAACAGGGAGAGGTAAGCTCAtatgatgaagataattACTCAGATTACAATGTAATGGATAATTCACTCAACCTACATGCAAAACACTATGGATCTACTGGAAGTGATCTATGGGGGGCGGTATTCTCTGCCTCAGATTCTATGGACATCTTTGAAGATCTTAAATACCCAGCACTAAGAAATCCTGATGAGTTTACTAACGCCCTATACGACACTAACCAATCcataaagaaaaattcagaagaaaaaatttttgGAAGACAAGCTAAAGCGGTTGAACTTGATGATTTCAGCTCAATTAAGAGCGGTCCAGTGCCTATTAGTAATAGCTTTCAATCCTCAAGAAAGAGCAGGAGCTCCAACTTAAGATGA